The genomic window GAGgattatttataaattgtatCTACCTCGACTACAAGAAGGCGTTTGATACAGTCCCTCACAATAGGCTCCTGGATAAGTTAAAGGCATACAAGTTTTCCAAGCAGATAGCGGATTGGATAAGTGGCTTCCTCAAATCAAGGAAACAACGGGTAACTATCATGTGTTGTCTGGAATTCCGCAAGGATCGGTTCTGGGCCCGATAATGTTCGTGATCTTCGTGAATGACCTACCTGATATTGTAAAATCATCAGTATTTTTATTTGCCGACGATACTAAAATCTTTTAGGTTATTGACACAGATGAAGATAAAATCACGTTGCAACAGGACTTGAAGAACTTGGAGAAATGGAGTAGTGAATGGCTGCTAGAGGTACACCCCcagaaatgtaaatacatgCATGTAGGCAAACCTTCAGAACAGGAACCTTCATACTCTTTAAACAACACAGAACTATCAAAAACAGCTAGTGAAAAGGATATTGGTATAACAGTGGACTCACATTCGATGAccatataaatgagaaagtgAACAAGGCCAATTTTATGTTCGCCATAATTAGAAGAACTTTCAACTTTATGGACAGAAAATCATTTatacctatacaatgtatataaatcattagtTAGAGATCATCTAGACTTTGCCAGTTCAGTGTGGTCACCAGTGAAAATAAAGGACATCGAGAGAATTGAGGGAGTGCAACTAAACAAGTACCAGGATTGAAGAACCTAACTTATGAGGAGCGATTAAAGGAACTCCACTTGCCAACCTTCTCATTCCGCAGGATTAGAGATGATATGATTGAAACTTACAAGATACTGAGTGGCATATATGATCAAGACACCAATAATATCCTTACGCCTTGGGACAGCTTTGCTGAGAGGAGTAGTTCTAGGACAAactcaaaaaatatatatccacaAAGAGCCAAAACAAGTCACAGAAGGAACTTCTTCTCTCACAGAGTATGGAAAGTGTGGAATAACCTGCCCGAAGAAGTAACGAGTTCTCCAAACACCAACACATTTAAGAATAGGTTAGACAGACTATAGTCTACTATGGAAAGACCAAGATTTATACTATACTACAGGGCTACAATTACAAACATTAGGATAAGAAGTGACAGCAATAATATTATAACTACCATTGAGTCCGGTGAAGAGGAATCATAATTCCTGTACTGGAAAACAACTATAAGTAACTATAAGTAAGTATATCTTTCATATAAAAACTATTAAGATGACAAGAGGTTGCCAAAGTACCGTAGGAATCACACTATATCAGGCATGTATAACCGATAAAGTATTGTCGGTAGAGATATGTCCACTACGCATGTCATTTATTACCGGATATGGTTAGTACGGTTTAACCAAGGACACCGAAATGGCAGCACGTGTGATCAATGCCCTTATGAGAGTAAGATCGCCGTTTAAGCCGCTGAGAAGGTATTTagaatatttatcattataaataaaTCCTACTTTAACACAGTACCATCGTGTAATGTCCAAAACGGGCGCAATAATATATGCTACTGTACTGTTGCATAAGCTTTACACAGTTGACGACAGTAACGGGCCTTGGGCATCGACTGTCAGCTGAGTGTATGACAGTAGAATGAAAAACAGCGGTAAAAtgaattaatcatatgtaaataaTGAATGAAGAAACATCCGATTTCTTTTATTCAACATACTGGGCTAAAACAGATAACGGGGAATAACGTTATATCGTGCGTCTTTCTATTTTCTATCGGACCCCTGCAGTCGGAATCGAGGAGAGTAGTGCCACAGGCGTTTGAAGTTCTGGctgtaaactgagatataataccatataaaaataAGGGTATTTACTATAAAAAAGACACCCTtgttttttatatggtattatatctcagtttacagTCAGAACTTCAAACGCCTGTGGTAGTGCCCGGCCGGGTTcaaatattaaatatgtataaatgattataacacaccctctactatatataattactagTATTACCCGGGCACCTGTGTCGAGAAGCTCTCAGTTTTTAAGTTAAATGCAGTCCTCACTTGTGTTTAATATAATGGCACATGTACGTATGCGTGCTGTGATAAAGTAACGTTGCTGTCTTAACACTACTCCAGTAATATTAGAGGTtaacacgacaggaaacttttaaCAGGCTGTCGTGTAGCCTCTAATTACCACCGCATGTAGGACTTGTTGCTGTGACACACCTAATTAAAGTTGTTATAAAAGTTATCAAAACTTGCATTTCACACCATGTGATTTAATTTACACCTAATTCTATATCAAGCTATTAGATAAAAACACACAGTTACAAAACTTGTGTCGATATCTGTATCCAAAACCAGTGATTATTATCCTTTCTTGTCGTTTTAGCGTAGGTCCCACTTATATATATCGTCATTCTTGTTTATTGTGACCTCTCTGGGTTATTTCCAGTTTATCCAAATTGGGAGTtgaaaatgtcatatttcattTGCATTCCATATTCTTTACTAACCGAAAACGCAATGTCATTTAAGTGACCCAGAATTTGAATGCAAAATGTTGTAAATGAATTTGTGTggatttaattatatttaagaggtGTCCAAGTGTGTGCATAAATGAATTGATACTTCAAATTCATCAACAAGTTAAGTAAGTGTGCACATAGTTGTTAACATAAATTATCGTTTTAGATGGTTTATGACACATTTTTTTAGCGCCCCTGAATCGGGACACTGGCAGCTACAAGAAACCCACGCTGATCCAATATGAGGTCATAATATCCACCAAtataatcaggtggaataattAAGACCTCATgatcatatacgtataggagtacaTGTATCTTAACACAAGCTAGTTACCTTGCTGTTTATCACATGGTCCGGTTTACTATCATTATGGAAGTCACTTTATATCACCAGGGTTCACTGGACATGTCAGGAAAGAGTGATGATATATAGTAGTCAAATACTTCTCCAATAGAATTACTGGCTTATTTAGTGTCCTTTCTAAAAGTCTGGAGCACTATATATAAGGAAAACTGGCACTACTAACATAGCAAGTACTGGCGCCATTAAAAATGGAGGATGTCTTACACACACatgcaaatatttattttgttgtggtTTTCAAACCTGATTATAGATATAGCTTTTACTTATAATATACAGCTTATTTGAACAGTTTTCGTTTTTAGCTGATTTTAGAGTGTCTGAAATTTAAATCACCTTTTTCAGGATAAAAACCAAAGAAATAGAAATTAATCAAAAATTGAAAACTACCTAATGTCTCACTCTGACAAAGTTTATAGATTGTCCTGTCTtgcagtgtttttttttttttttttttttaaatgacaataaCTTCTCTCAAGTAATGAACaagagctatatatatatatatatataaatgatatttcattgtataatgatttaacatttgtttatgttgtagtTTCCACAGTAGTACCTGTTTGTTGAGTAGTGAAGCTGATGTAAAAAGGGTTGAAGATGAAGACGATATAAGATTGGAGGATGTTACGCATGATACAACAAAAAGACAACACTACAAAGCAGATATCATAAATGATGAACCATTAACTAGATCTATAAACTGGAATGAGGATCGTAAACCCAGAGCTGGATTCAATAGATGGACTGATGATAAAGAGGTGTACAGTCAATACACTAAACATAAATTTGTGGGTCAAAACCCAGGTTTCAAACCAAAAGTTAGTGATGATTTTGGCTTTGACAGTAGTGTACCTGTTGATACTCCAGCCTATGATCCAAATCTCAAAAAAGATGTGTACGATGAAGATGCAAAGACTGCTGATCGAACAGAAGTAAGTTCTAACGATTAGTGTCGATTTCATATACATGTCAAACTGCTCTACTAGTAAACATAACTAGTGATGTTCTCAAGTCGAAGACAAAGTCAATTGATTGTGATGAAAAACTTAAaagtaataattataataagcTTGATTGCAGTTGGCACAATCTGGTAATTTTACTTATATCACCTATTTATTAGGAGCTAGGAGGATTGTAATaaagttgtttatttatttgaagtTTTGATATGATAGCAAACACCCTTCAAATGCAAGGACCAAATTCATGgtacctgtatatgtattaatCAGAAATAACTATTTCCATTATGTAACCTATTTAAACATATCTAAGgcattgtattttataatatgtaatattatatatccacattaaataaatttcatagaataaaaaaaaattgattattctgtttataattgataatcATTTACTGAACATCTATCCTCagtaaataaaatttattattaattttattatcaattatgATCTCCCTTCTGATTCACAACACTTTGATTGCACTTGCTTTGGAAAGCCCTCTACTAGCTTCATTTCTTGAAGGATTTTAGTCAGACTTTTAGACTCTTATAAAGGACCAAAATATATTGAATGAGTTCAAGTTTGAGggttgttgggtcaaggtcaatgtcaataTTCTAAGAAAATCTCACTTTCATTTTATGTAATTCCTCAGTCAAAATTCTACCATTGCAATTTCTTATATCATTACATTAAAATCAGTTACAAGTTAAtcatatactttttttttcaaattaacacCAAATTAAAGGGTACAATCTTTCTAAATCTACCGATAGATAGCCTGTATTGTCTTAGCAATATTCAATGTGCTTGTTGATCATTTTTCCCTTTCAAACATAATATCGCAAAACTTAAAAGCAAGGTATGTAGCTTTGATCAGCTGACTTTGACTTTAAGCTATTTCTGAAGAAAAAGCATCCATTTCTAGGAATATGAAGGGCCAAAGAAAATGTCAGATAGACATGTGATGGTACCAATATTGAGTGTCACTATCTTTGAAATAATAGTATACTCATGTATTGAGCTTTGTAGATCCATCACTTGACGTTTGTTTTTGGCCCAATATAACTGTTATTAAATAAGTAAATATGTTGTTGTTGTCATATGCTTTTGTTTTATCATGGGATGTGAGCCTGGGGTCACTTTGtttatatctgtatttacaggaagatatacagaatttttatacagaaaacaagatcaCAGTGATTGGTTCGAATGACCTCAAGCCTATTTTGTCTTTTGATGAATTAACAAACATGGGTAAGTTAATGTTTCCGGTACTAGGTCTTGTAGTCTGACGATCAAGGCCTTAAGCATTAGGCTATACACATATTATATTTGCAGTTTTAATGCAAACAAAACAGATAATAACCGGAAAAGAATGTAATTTGGTAATTTTGAAGGGATATTGCTaaataagtatatttatattcttattGGCTGATAATGACTACATTCCTATTGAACTTCATACTGTTTTGTGATAATATGCTCGTGTTtattatttgcagataaatttCAAAGACGAAGCAAAGAAAGCGGATGGACAGAACCTTTTCCTATCCAGTCAGTGACTTGGCCTATTGCCATGTCGGGCAAAGACATGGTAGGAATAGCCCAGACAGGCTCTGGAAAGACCCTAGGAGTAGGTATTTGTTAATACaaaagttctatatatataacaaaatgcTTTGTTGATTCTTACACAGAATTACAAGGGAAAATTAAATTGCATCTTAAGCTTTGATAAATCTCTGAATTCACCATTGAAATCCAAGGGACGTTAGGAAGCTCTCTATATTTTCTCTGCAACTTTGGAATATAAGGCAAAATAGAGCTAATATAATGGTAAAATTGATGTTGAGAAAGAGTGGCTTACATTATTACAGGGATAATGTACTCTTCATATCGCATGTTATTTTTAAGAGTTTGCAAATCGAGAATATTGGTGACATGATATTGTTGACCCTGATTTCCGTCACCTTTTGTCATGTGACAGTCATATTTGCATATATGCTTTTGATGATCTTGTAGATTATGTTTAGAACATTTTTATTTGCAGTTTGTTTTGCCTGCCATTTTACATATAATGAAGAAGAGAAGTAAGCTGGCTTCACGGTCCTATAACATTGAACCAACTGTAAGTATTCACTTtaaatgaaacaatatatacatattttacagcTTCTTTTCTGACAAAGACTGATACATTTTAGACTTACAAAGATCTACCAGTGGGGTTAAGTTGAAACTCACCAGGAATGGTCCCAGATAgtccagaaaaaaatgttattttaggGTGGATCAGAAACCAGAGATGACGGCAATGGGTACTACCTTGAACAAATCTGTTTTAAACTTGATCTGAAGTGTTAAATCCTGAATTAAAACTTTAGTCTGTCTGCAGAATTTTACAGAAACTTTGATTCCTATTAATACCAGATCATACAATACATTGCTGAATttaagtattgtttaacatgATATGATTGTTCCCACAACAGAATATTACTACTGTAGTAAACTTGTACTTGACTCCATTATTTCAGAAAACTTTTCTATCCTGTCAGTCTTTTCTGTGTGTTTTGTATACCCGATACCTACTCCGAGGCATGTACAAATGATGATATTGAAATTTTGTCGCAAAGTGTCAGTAGATTATACCTATTGTACCTTGGCCTTACCTGTTGATTACATTGTTCTTTATGCCTGTACTTTACCTGTTGATTACATTGTTCTTTATACCTTGGCCTTACCTGTTGATTACATTGTTCTTTATGCCTGTGCCTTACCTGTTGATTACATTGCTCTTTATACCTGTGCCTTACCTGTTGATTACATTGTTCTTTATACCTGTGCCTTACCTGTTGATTACATTGTTCTTTATGCCTGTGCCTTACCTGTTGATTACATTGTTCTTTATACCTGTGCCTTACATGTTGATTGCATTGTTCTTTATACCTATGCCTTACCTGTTGATTGCATTGTTCTTTATACCTGTGTTTTAGGTTCTTGTGATGACACCAACTAGAGAGCTAACACAACAAGTTAAGAAAGTTGTGAGTGAAGTTGGGAGGGACTATGGTATCCACTGTGGCTGTGCTTTTGGAGGAAGTGGTATGAAAAATCAACTTTCAGAATTAAGAGGTACTTGTTTACTTATTATTGTGGTACATCATGATCATCTATCTATATTTAATGGCTTTCACTTGGTCATTAATAAAAGGTTACTCCTAGGCTCATCCCTCTGCCAcagatttcattaaaaatgttaGGAATTTTGTCATGTGCTCAAAGTGATAGGATGCTGATATTTGGTGTGAATGTTCTGTTTGGGTTATACATCATGATCAGTGATTTGTCAGTCGATATGGGATGTTaaatacatttctttttgaattttaataGATATTTTGCACTAACATTTTGGGCCACACCCACTAGGATTTTGGTAAACCATACATTCATTCATTGTGATTGAATGTCGGAGATATTTTGCACAAAATTTAAAGCTTGTTTGGGGTTAAACATCAGCAGTGTGCTGTCATATTAGAAATCATcttttcaaattttgacatgtttttgaCTTTACATTAAATCATTCAAAGGTTCTGGTTGAGGAGTTTTACAGAATATGTCATGCATTCATCGGTAGAGATAGGATGCTGGTATATTTAGTATGCTAGTTCTTTTAGGGAtaaacatcaatactgtgaatCCAATATTAAAGAATGTTTAAAATGATTCTTTGTTTAATTCAGACATTTTTAGATTTGGACAATTTTAGGTTTATCTCCACTGTCAATGCTGGAGCTGGGGCATAAATGTTCCTcgtttaaattaatatttttatatattttttttttttcaaaattcatgaATTTGAAGGAAACTACTATATAAGGTAGCTGCCAATGATTGAAAAAGAAATTGGATGAGAAAGTAAGGACTGATATATTGTGCtggcaaaacaaaacaaagcttGAACAACATGCAACTTGCATGTCAGTGTTATTGCCCAGGGGTGAAGTTATCGTGTTCATTAAGTTAAATGTAAGCTGGTAAATTCTGAAACCAAATTAGCTTAGACAGGTCATTTTGTGATACACAAGAGCTTCAGCATTCCTGGGTGGCCTTGTACCATGTTTTTCTATCACATCTTGTTAAATGTTTTTCAGGTGCAGATATTTGTATTGCAACACCGGGTAGATTGAATGATTACCTGTCCAGAGGAGTAGTCAGCCTTAAAAAGTGTTCTTATGTGGTGCTTGATGAAGCTGACAGAATGCTGGATATGGGATTTGAGGTTCAGATCAGACAAATTCTCAGATATGTAAAGGTATGTTATGTAGGGTCTGATTGGAATTTGTGAAAGTAAATTGTTCTCAACTTTCCAAAGCAGTTTTTTCCTGATTTTAATATTAGGTCAAAACAGACCAAGGTATGCCATACCTCtattaaatacaatgtacttgttGGTAAATTGTTGGAAACCTTATCTGCCTAAAACCTGTTGAAGTAGAAAACGACAGtaacaatgaaattttacattaGATGTACCTATTTTAAGTTTATTATAGTTTAAATACAATtcaataaaacttttaaaatggaatatttaaaaacaaaaatacaacatgacTCATGAGTTCTACTACCTATAAATAATACtgactttttttctgtttggaTAGCCTAACCGACAAATGCTCATGTGGAGTGCCACATGGCCGAGAGAAATACAACATTTAGCTGCAGCTTACCTTAGCAAACCAGTACAGATTCGCATTGGAAGTATGGATCTGATGACCAACCCAAACATATCAGAATCATTTATATTGGCTACAGAAAAGGACAAATTCTCAAAGTAAATAGCTTGAATTTATCATTGTGCCATGTTTTAGCTAACCTGAGTCAGATTTGAAAGCAATCAGCAAATTAAAAGCTTGTGGGGAATACACAAATGACCATGTTTGATCAGAACGTAATTCAACAAAGCTTTGAGTTTCAGTACATTTACACGTATAATCATTAAAAGTAATGGACTTGTTTTACAACTATCTAATCCAATCTTGTAGGAGGAGTGCCATAGTCATTTGTTGTATAAACTGGTcagtgttactataaatagaacattAGATATCCTCACTGTACTTATTTATTGTCATATACATTTGATGTCATACACTTGTTCACAAGTATACCATTTTATAGAAGGAGTGGTTATCACAGCATTCTCGGGTAAAATGGGgtcattgtcactataaatGATTCAATGTCGTTCAATCAATATCcttcaaacaattttatttttcctCAAATTCTCACATATTGAAGTACATACAGAAGATTTAGGCGACATATTATTTTCAAACACTAAATAATGCATCCCACATACTTAATCATATTTCTGATCGTGTGTGAATTGccttgtaatattttaaactaTGACTATCACAAAGAATGTAAGAATTGTGAGAACTTGTTTCAGACTCTGTACTTTGCTGGGGGATATTGCTACCAGTTATCCAGATGAATGTAAAACACTTGTGTTCACACAACGAAAAAAGACAGCAGATGAACTCTCTGAGAGCCTAATGAGGCAAGGGTATGTTAATTTTCTTTGATATGTCTGTGTTCTTTATAATCATTTACTGTTTCAGGCATGTTATTTTCCAGATTTTGTTTTGGATTCTTATCTAACATGCTTTCTTTATCATGAtaaatataacagtaatgagacattatcaaaataataaaggCTTCACTTTTCCTGTCACGTCATGTGTTAGTGTCTATTATTCATTAACATGTAAAATTGTCATTTGTTtggaaattaagaaaaaaaattgattaagaAATTCTTATTGGAAAAATTATGTTCATGTGTTGAGGGTGAAGGGGTGTAGTTGATATTGATCTATATGCTGTACCAAGTTACTAATCATtagtaataataatgaaatcatGGGAAAAAGGCAATTTAAAAACCAATGCTTTCCTCTCATATCAATACATCCTGTTCATCTCTTCTTTTTCAGAATTCCTTCATTTGCTTTGCATGGGGATAAAAATCAGGCACAACGGGATCAAATTATGGATTGTAAGTTAACATTTACATGTTCTAGGCCTGTCTGATATAGATGTAATTACCACCAGGGGGTTATCTTTCATACCATTGTAAAGCAGTGTAGCCGTTCAATGATTTACCCTATAATACTGAAATGActtttaattattaataaaacTCCATTGTTGCAATTGTAAGTAGTTCATAGAATTCCATTGTTGCAATAACCTTTTGTCCAGCAtgtgatttgtttatttgagCAATATGGTATGTGATATGCAGGTTATTTTTCACAAAAGTAAGGATATTCAAGGTAAGCGGGGTCAAATATGTAAATTGGCTCAAACTGAAACTTGATCTTTATATTCAATGCCACTGTGCTTTCCCAGGATAGTTATTCATAGATTTATGAGATTAATTCAAACTTAGAAGTAAGATTATTGATGGGAAGACATTATACACTTGAAAAAATTGGGGTTAGGGGGTTGGAAatggtatatgatatatgtattttaatgaaaatttatttttatggtTGCCATACAGCAGTGCAGAGCTAAAATTTCTCAAATAAATGGTAAATGGtcttacaaaaaataacatgtttgttttgcCTACAGTATTCAGACGAAGGAAGAAAATACTGCTGATTGCTACCGATATTGCATCTAGAGGAATAGGTGAGTGACCTTTGACATGATGCCAGTGGTTTGGACATTTTGTAATCTGAGTTGAAAGCTACAGTATGctattaatataatattttatatttttaacatttaaaacttaACTTTATAATATGAATGTAATGATCAAAATTGTGTTCAAGTGATGATTAAGAGATCAAAATTTCTTAAGATTTGATACtgtttttagctcgtctcttcgaagaagagtgagagcttatgtcgtcactccggcgtcggcgtcggcgttggttttccaaatgttaactttttggtgcaagtgttgaaaggcatagtaatttatggtaatatggtccctgtggggatcaaactatcccctgccggagttaaactaaaagattttttggaaaaaaaacagatttttgaaaatttttggacttagaaaatttttgcgttaagtttttggtgcaagtgttgaaagatATTAATACACcacttcataattgtactagggtgctgataactggcaatagagtccctctggggttagactatcccctgccagagttaaactaaaagattttttggggaaaaaaccagaattttcaaatttttggacttagaatatttctgcgttaagtttttggtgcaagtgttgaaaggtattaatacaccacttcataattgtactagggtgctgataattggcaatagagtccctctggggttagactatcccctgccagagtta from Pecten maximus chromosome 1, xPecMax1.1, whole genome shotgun sequence includes these protein-coding regions:
- the LOC117326535 gene encoding ATP-dependent RNA helicase dbp2-like — protein: MAARVINALMRVRSPFKPLRSFHSSTCLLSSEADVKRVEDEDDIRLEDVTHDTTKRQHYKADIINDEPLTRSINWNEDRKPRAGFNRWTDDKEVYSQYTKHKFVGQNPGFKPKVSDDFGFDSSVPVDTPAYDPNLKKDVYDEDAKTADRTEEDIQNFYTENKITVIGSNDLKPILSFDELTNMDKFQRRSKESGWTEPFPIQSVTWPIAMSGKDMVGIAQTGSGKTLGFVLPAILHIMKKRSKLASRSYNIEPTVLVMTPTRELTQQVKKVVSEVGRDYGIHCGCAFGGSGMKNQLSELRGADICIATPGRLNDYLSRGVVSLKKCSYVVLDEADRMLDMGFEVQIRQILRYVKPNRQMLMWSATWPREIQHLAAAYLSKPVQIRIGSMDLMTNPNISESFILATEKDKFSKLCTLLGDIATSYPDECKTLVFTQRKKTADELSESLMRQGIPSFALHGDKNQAQRDQIMDLFRRRKKILLIATDIASRGIDVADISNVVNYDMPSDAESYVHRIGRTARGGRKGKAFSLVTTEDFSVLKALVAMFKQHKKKVPPQLYELIKADRGYNFGGGKRRYRSLAGPTKVNPLWEE